Proteins encoded in a region of the Neodiprion lecontei isolate iyNeoLeco1 chromosome 5, iyNeoLeco1.1, whole genome shotgun sequence genome:
- the LOC107225488 gene encoding uncharacterized protein LOC107225488 isoform X43, with amino-acid sequence MRTCGSYDVNAVEGGGTESSPVQRKPIFIVKLILFLVLCAIIITLCILWVSKSKEASRDNNIVGKQDKLRGRYDGTSQMPVSKFDTQETTTTETPDTSPLTVWGESRQETTTTETPDTSPLTAGGESRQETTTTETPDTSPLTAGGESSQETTTTETPATLPLTAGGESSQETTTTETPDTSPLTAGGESRQETTTTETPDTSPSTAGGESSQETTTTETPATLPLTAGGESSQETTTTETPDTSPLTAGGESRQETTTTETPDTSPLTAGGESRQETTTTETPDTSPSTAGGESSQETTTTETPATLPLTAGGESSQETTTTETPDTSPLTAGGESRQETTTTETPDTSPSTAGGESSQETTTTETPATLPLTAGGESSQETTTTETPDTSPLTAGGESRQETTTTETPDTSPLTAGGESRQETTTTETPDTSPSTAGGESSQETTTTETPATLPLTAGGESSQETTTTETPDTSPLTAGGESRQETTTTETPDTSPSTAGGESRQETTTTDTPDTSPLTAGGESRQETTTTETPDTSPLTAGGESRQETTTTETPDTSPSTAGGESSQETTTTETPATLPLTAGGESRQETTTTETPDTSSSTAGGESSQETTTTETPATLPLTAGGESSQETTTTETPATLPLTAGGESRQETTTTETPDTSPLTNHMQPVTSSEVMSKMAKGTTSRILSYMNHSSDACDDFYEYACGEFEDNQLMTENDLAEQAMQRIFTEAQKRRSDEQSFLDYYESCLNYEKTTNQSERLANVRRAVQEIGRFNYMDNIGKDDTQPKFRDTLQRLLERNSALLFDITPDLAVNEGNCNTEPQTIQFTWKIGPLMSKTDPYTNKRAEECYKQQESVRNEPEVNLTEVYGTYKECKNYFGTFTTSIKNSVKKIFGTDYDRSEQIGVDVEKLIELFLVPEMDEDEIRKAYATKNYNLKGDLSVRRAHKQPPFLDFKKLLPPRANVERKLWHGYLPEDLTRAVKNVALRSYQIDDETWINDALLAIYAHDVYHEFVAPRHDVENYCKRLATNLMKTHASSLYMSSFKSEELKVMNRTVTEMFEKLRKTLESNVSKQKWIGKKSKEAILKKIARLSIVTPAHRTDYHNSNDNEIELTGDFFNDTMALRKMYRTSMYQMLDKRPSEEIWTYFAQPYDASTSSIYELEKIIIPFGAVDWRFLDRSYTTSTQHLGLATLGTLIANEIAHHFDFTGINYLNGWKGRRVAPVFCSNTDDDINYRSDYKNHYQNLRGKMDSIFLPSTSQNIHYSISDLSLNERFSDDAGLRLAYDTMLNLPAEAKIPLPWLSNSESNEIQQFFLAYAQMHCTKKPLTTSFRSLYEDENLPSRLRIAITAANNEALGEAWQCKTGTKVRPEEKTYNFPHLDGIDFGRETEALPPNQ; translated from the exons atgcGGACCTGTGGGTCGTACGACGTGAATGCTGTGGAAGGAGGTGGGACGGAGTCTTCTCCAGTTCAACGAAAACCTATCTTTATCGTTAAACTGATCTTATTTCTTGTACTTTGTGCCATAATTATCACATTGTGCATATTGTGGGTGTCAAAAAGTAAAGAAGCGTCGAGGGATAATAATATCGTAGGAAAACAG GATAAATTACGTGGACGGTATGATGGAACAAGTCAAATGCCTGTCAGCAAATTTGATACACAGGAGACTACGACTACTGAAACACCGGACACTTCACCTTTAAC GGTATGGGGCGAATCTAGACAGGAGACTACGACTACTGAAACACCGGACACTTCACCTTTGAC GGCAGGCGGCGAATCTAGACAGGAGACTACGACTACTGAAACACCGGACACTTCACCTTTAAC GGCAGGCGGCGAATCTAGTCAGGAGACTACGACTACTGAAACACCGGCCACTTTACCTTTGAC GGCAGGCGGCGAATCTAGTCAGGAGACTACGACTACTGAAACACCGGACACTTCACCTTTAAC GGCAGGCGGCGAATCTAGACAGGAGACTACGACTACTGAAACACCGGACACTTCACCTTCTAC GGCAGGCGGCGAATCTAGTCAGGAGACTACGACTACTGAAACACCGGCCACTTTACCTTTGAC GGCAGGCGGCGAATCTAGTCAGGAGACTACGACTACTGAAACACCGGACACTTCACCTTTAAC GGCAGGCGGCGAATCTAGACAGGAGACTACGACTACTGAAACACCGGACACTTCACCTTTAAC GGCAGGCGGCGAATCTAGACAGGAGACTACGACTACTGAAACACCGGACACTTCACCTTCTAC GGCAGGCGGCGAATCTAGTCAGGAGACTACGACTACTGAAACACCGGCCACTTTACCTTTGAC GGCAGGCGGCGAATCTAGTCAGGAGACTACGACTACTGAAACACCGGACACTTCACCTTTAAC GGCAGGCGGCGAATCTAGACAGGAGACTACGACTACTGAAACACCGGACACTTCACCTTCTAC GGCAGGCGGCGAATCTAGTCAGGAGACTACGACTACTGAAACACCGGCCACTTTACCTTTGAC GGCAGGCGGCGAATCTAGTCAGGAGACTACGACTACTGAAACACCGGACACTTCACCTTTAAC GGCAGGCGGCGAATCTAGACAGGAGACTACGACTACTGAAACACCGGACACTTCACCTTTAAC GGCAGGCGGCGAATCTAGACAGGAGACTACGACTACTGAAACACCGGACACTTCACCTTCTAC GGCAGGCGGCGAATCTAGTCAGGAGACTACGACTACTGAAACACCGGCCACTTTACCTTTGAC GGCAGGCGGCGAATCTAGTCAGGAGACTACGACTACTGAAACACCGGACACTTCACCTTTAAC GGCAGGCGGCGAATCTAGACAGGAGACTACGACTACTGAAACACCGGACACTTCACCTTCTAC GGCAGGCGGCGAATCTAGACAGGAGACTACGACTACTGATACACCGGACACTTCACCCCTAAC GGCAGGCGGCGAATCTAGACAGGAGACTACGACTACTGAAACACCGGACACTTCACCTTTGAC GGCAGGCGGCGAATCTAGACAGGAGACTACGACTACTGAAACACCGGACACTTCACCTTCTAC GGCAGGCGGCGAATCTAGTCAGGAGACTACGACTACTGAAACACCGGCCACTTTACCTTTGAC GGCAGGCGGCGAATCTAGACAGGAGACTACGACTACTGAAACACCGGACACTTCATCTTCTAC GGCAGGCGGCGAATCTAGTCAGGAGACTACGACTACTGAAACACCGGCCACTTTACCTTTGAC GGCAGGCGGCGAATCTAGTCAGGAGACTACGACTACTGAAACACCGGCCACTTTACCTTTGAC GGCAGGCGGCGAATCTAGACAGGAGACTACGACTACTGAAACACCGGACACTTCACCTCTAAC aaatcacatgcaacctGTGACGTCATCTGAAGTTATGTCAAAAATGGCCAAAGGCACAACGAGTCGAATTCTTTCCTACATGAACCATTCCTCTGATGCATGTgatgatttttatgaatacGCTTGTGGAGAGTTCGAAGATAACCAGCTGATGACAGAAAATGACCTCGCAGAACAAGCAATGCAACgaattttca CCGAGGCTCAAAAACGCCGAAGTGACGAACAGTCCTTTCTCGACTATTACGAAAGCTGCCTGAATTACGAAAAGACGACCAATCAGTCTGAAAGATTGGCAAACG TTCGACGAGCTGTACAAGAAATCGGACGTTTTAATTACATGGATAACATTGGGAAGGATGATACCCAACCTAAATTCCGCGATACGCTTCAGAGACTTCTCGAACGGAACAG CGCCCTCTTATTCGACATTACTCCAGACCTCGCTGTAAACGAAGGGAATTGTAACACAGAGCCACAAACAATTCAGTTTACCTGGAAAATTGGGCCACTGATGAGCAAAACTGACCCCTACACGAATAAAAGAGCAGAGGAATGCTATAAACAGCAGGAATCGGTGAGAAACGAACCGGAAGTGAATTTGACAGAAGTCTACGGAACTTACAAAGAGTGCAAG AACTACTTCGGCACCTTTACAACGTCCATCAAAAAtagcgtgaaaaaaattttcggaacgGATTATGATCGATCGGAGCAAATCGGGGTTGACGTTGAGAAGCTGATTGAACTTTTCCTTGTGCCG GAGATGGATGAAGATGAAATCCGTAAGGCCTACGCAACCAAGAATTATAACTTGAAGGGTGACCTCTCTGTCAGACGGGCACATAAACAACCGCCATTC CTTGATTTCAAGAAACTACTACCACCTCGAGCAAATGTGGAAAGAAAACTCTGGCATGGTTATCTTCCTGAAGACCTTACTCGAGCTGTAAAGAATGTCGCCTTGCGAAGCTATCAGATTGATGACGAAACGTGGATAAATGATGCTCTCCTCGCAATTTACGCTCACGATGTCTATCACGAG tTTGTTGCTCCGCGCCACGATGTCGAAAATTACTGCAAGCGACTAGCAACTAACCTGATGAAGACGCATGCATCCAGTTTATACATGTCATCATTCAAAAGCGAGGAACTCAAGGTCATGAACAGAACG GTGAccgaaatgtttgaaaaattaaggaaaaCATTGGAGTCGAATGTGTCGAAACAGAAGTGGATTGGGAAGAAGAGCAAAGAGgcaattttgaagaaaatcgcAAGACTCTCAATCGTGACACCCGCCCACCGAACCGATTATCATAACTCAAACGACAATGAG ATCGAACTCACGGGcgattttttcaacgacacAATGGCGCTGCGGAAGATGTACAGAACGTCCATGTACCAGATGCTGGATAAACGGCCAAGCGAAGAAAT ATGGACGTACTTCGCCCAACCGTACGACGCGTCGACTTCATCTATATACGAGctcgagaaaataattataccgtTCGGAGCTGTAGATTGGCGCTTTTTGGACCGTTCCTACACCACCTCAACGCAGCATTTGGGGCTAGCTACTCTTGGAACGCTTATCGCCAATGAAATTGCTCATCATTTTGACTTCACAG GCATAAATTACCTGAACGGTTGGAAAGGTAGGAGGGTGGCGCCTGTTTTCTGCTCTAACACGGATGATGATATAAATTACAGAAGCGACTACAAAAACCATTACCAAAATTTGAGGGGAAAAATGGACTCCATCTTCCTGCCATCGACTTctcaaaatattcattacagc ATATCCGACCTCAGTCTCAATGAGAGATTCTCAGACGACGCCGGCCTGCGACTCGCCTACGATACGATGTTAAACTTACCCGCGGAAGCTAAAATACCATTGCCCTGGCTTTCGAACTCGGAATCCAACGAGATACAACAATTCTTCTTGGCCTATGCTCAG ATGCATTGCACAAAGAAGCCTCTCACAACATCCTTCAGATCGCTCTACGAAGACGAAAACTTGCCAAGCCGACTACGGATTGCGATAACTGCCGCCAATAACGAAGCCCTTGGAGAAGCCTGGCAGTGCAAAACGGGAACCAAAGTCCGCCCTGAGGAAAAAACATATAATTTTCCTCACCTCGACGGTATAGACTTCGGTCGTGAAACCGAAGCACTCCCACCTAATCAATGA
- the LOC107225488 gene encoding uncharacterized protein LOC107225488 isoform X44 has protein sequence MRTCGSYDVNAVEGGGTESSPVQRKPIFIVKLILFLVLCAIIITLCILWVSKSKEASRDNNIVGKQDKLRGRYDGTSQMPVSKFDTQETTTTETPDTSPLTVWGESRQETTTTETPDTSPLTAGGESRQETTTTETPDTSPLTAGGESSQETTTTETPATLPLTAGGESSQETTTTETPDTSPLTAGGESRQETTTTETPDTSPSTAGGESSQETTTTETPATLPLTAGGESSQETTTTETPDTSPLTAGGESRQETTTTETPDTSPLTAGGESRQETTTTETPDTSPSTAGGESSQETTTTETPATLPLTAGGESSQETTTTETPDTSPLTAGGESRQETTTTETPDTSPSTAGGESSQETTTTETPATLPLTAGGESSQETTTTETPDTSPLTAGGESRQETTTTETPDTSPLTAGGESRQETTTTETPDTSPSTAGGESSQETTTTETPATLPLTAGGESSQETTTTETPDTSPLTAGGESRQETTTTETPDTSPSTAGGESRQETTTTDTPDTSPLTAGGESSQETTTTETPATLPLTAGGESRQETTTTETPDTSSSTAGGESSQETTTTETPATLPLTAGGESSQETTTTETPATLPLTAGGESRQETTTTETPDTSPLTNHMQPVTSSEVMSKMAKGTTSRILSYMNHSSDACDDFYEYACGEFEDNQLMTENDLAEQAMQRIFTEAQKRRSDEQSFLDYYESCLNYEKTTNQSERLANVRRAVQEIGRFNYMDNIGKDDTQPKFRDTLQRLLERNSALLFDITPDLAVNEGNCNTEPQTIQFTWKIGPLMSKTDPYTNKRAEECYKQQESVRNEPEVNLTEVYGTYKECKNYFGTFTTSIKNSVKKIFGTDYDRSEQIGVDVEKLIELFLVPEMDEDEIRKAYATKNYNLKGDLSVRRAHKQPPFLDFKKLLPPRANVERKLWHGYLPEDLTRAVKNVALRSYQIDDETWINDALLAIYAHDVYHEFVAPRHDVENYCKRLATNLMKTHASSLYMSSFKSEELKVMNRTVTEMFEKLRKTLESNVSKQKWIGKKSKEAILKKIARLSIVTPAHRTDYHNSNDNEIELTGDFFNDTMALRKMYRTSMYQMLDKRPSEEIWTYFAQPYDASTSSIYELEKIIIPFGAVDWRFLDRSYTTSTQHLGLATLGTLIANEIAHHFDFTGINYLNGWKGRRVAPVFCSNTDDDINYRSDYKNHYQNLRGKMDSIFLPSTSQNIHYSISDLSLNERFSDDAGLRLAYDTMLNLPAEAKIPLPWLSNSESNEIQQFFLAYAQMHCTKKPLTTSFRSLYEDENLPSRLRIAITAANNEALGEAWQCKTGTKVRPEEKTYNFPHLDGIDFGRETEALPPNQ, from the exons atgcGGACCTGTGGGTCGTACGACGTGAATGCTGTGGAAGGAGGTGGGACGGAGTCTTCTCCAGTTCAACGAAAACCTATCTTTATCGTTAAACTGATCTTATTTCTTGTACTTTGTGCCATAATTATCACATTGTGCATATTGTGGGTGTCAAAAAGTAAAGAAGCGTCGAGGGATAATAATATCGTAGGAAAACAG GATAAATTACGTGGACGGTATGATGGAACAAGTCAAATGCCTGTCAGCAAATTTGATACACAGGAGACTACGACTACTGAAACACCGGACACTTCACCTTTAAC GGTATGGGGCGAATCTAGACAGGAGACTACGACTACTGAAACACCGGACACTTCACCTTTGAC GGCAGGCGGCGAATCTAGACAGGAGACTACGACTACTGAAACACCGGACACTTCACCTTTAAC GGCAGGCGGCGAATCTAGTCAGGAGACTACGACTACTGAAACACCGGCCACTTTACCTTTGAC GGCAGGCGGCGAATCTAGTCAGGAGACTACGACTACTGAAACACCGGACACTTCACCTTTAAC GGCAGGCGGCGAATCTAGACAGGAGACTACGACTACTGAAACACCGGACACTTCACCTTCTAC GGCAGGCGGCGAATCTAGTCAGGAGACTACGACTACTGAAACACCGGCCACTTTACCTTTGAC GGCAGGCGGCGAATCTAGTCAGGAGACTACGACTACTGAAACACCGGACACTTCACCTTTAAC GGCAGGCGGCGAATCTAGACAGGAGACTACGACTACTGAAACACCGGACACTTCACCTTTAAC GGCAGGCGGCGAATCTAGACAGGAGACTACGACTACTGAAACACCGGACACTTCACCTTCTAC GGCAGGCGGCGAATCTAGTCAGGAGACTACGACTACTGAAACACCGGCCACTTTACCTTTGAC GGCAGGCGGCGAATCTAGTCAGGAGACTACGACTACTGAAACACCGGACACTTCACCTTTAAC GGCAGGCGGCGAATCTAGACAGGAGACTACGACTACTGAAACACCGGACACTTCACCTTCTAC GGCAGGCGGCGAATCTAGTCAGGAGACTACGACTACTGAAACACCGGCCACTTTACCTTTGAC GGCAGGCGGCGAATCTAGTCAGGAGACTACGACTACTGAAACACCGGACACTTCACCTTTAAC GGCAGGCGGCGAATCTAGACAGGAGACTACGACTACTGAAACACCGGACACTTCACCTTTAAC GGCAGGCGGCGAATCTAGACAGGAGACTACGACTACTGAAACACCGGACACTTCACCTTCTAC GGCAGGCGGCGAATCTAGTCAGGAGACTACGACTACTGAAACACCGGCCACTTTACCTTTGAC GGCAGGCGGCGAATCTAGTCAGGAGACTACGACTACTGAAACACCGGACACTTCACCTTTAAC GGCAGGCGGCGAATCTAGACAGGAGACTACGACTACTGAAACACCGGACACTTCACCTTCTAC GGCAGGCGGCGAATCTAGACAGGAGACTACGACTACTGATACACCGGACACTTCACCCCTAAC GGCAGGCGGCGAATCTAGTCAGGAGACTACGACTACTGAAACACCGGCCACTTTACCTTTGAC GGCAGGCGGCGAATCTAGACAGGAGACTACGACTACTGAAACACCGGACACTTCATCTTCTAC GGCAGGCGGCGAATCTAGTCAGGAGACTACGACTACTGAAACACCGGCCACTTTACCTTTGAC GGCAGGCGGCGAATCTAGTCAGGAGACTACGACTACTGAAACACCGGCCACTTTACCTTTGAC GGCAGGCGGCGAATCTAGACAGGAGACTACGACTACTGAAACACCGGACACTTCACCTCTAAC aaatcacatgcaacctGTGACGTCATCTGAAGTTATGTCAAAAATGGCCAAAGGCACAACGAGTCGAATTCTTTCCTACATGAACCATTCCTCTGATGCATGTgatgatttttatgaatacGCTTGTGGAGAGTTCGAAGATAACCAGCTGATGACAGAAAATGACCTCGCAGAACAAGCAATGCAACgaattttca CCGAGGCTCAAAAACGCCGAAGTGACGAACAGTCCTTTCTCGACTATTACGAAAGCTGCCTGAATTACGAAAAGACGACCAATCAGTCTGAAAGATTGGCAAACG TTCGACGAGCTGTACAAGAAATCGGACGTTTTAATTACATGGATAACATTGGGAAGGATGATACCCAACCTAAATTCCGCGATACGCTTCAGAGACTTCTCGAACGGAACAG CGCCCTCTTATTCGACATTACTCCAGACCTCGCTGTAAACGAAGGGAATTGTAACACAGAGCCACAAACAATTCAGTTTACCTGGAAAATTGGGCCACTGATGAGCAAAACTGACCCCTACACGAATAAAAGAGCAGAGGAATGCTATAAACAGCAGGAATCGGTGAGAAACGAACCGGAAGTGAATTTGACAGAAGTCTACGGAACTTACAAAGAGTGCAAG AACTACTTCGGCACCTTTACAACGTCCATCAAAAAtagcgtgaaaaaaattttcggaacgGATTATGATCGATCGGAGCAAATCGGGGTTGACGTTGAGAAGCTGATTGAACTTTTCCTTGTGCCG GAGATGGATGAAGATGAAATCCGTAAGGCCTACGCAACCAAGAATTATAACTTGAAGGGTGACCTCTCTGTCAGACGGGCACATAAACAACCGCCATTC CTTGATTTCAAGAAACTACTACCACCTCGAGCAAATGTGGAAAGAAAACTCTGGCATGGTTATCTTCCTGAAGACCTTACTCGAGCTGTAAAGAATGTCGCCTTGCGAAGCTATCAGATTGATGACGAAACGTGGATAAATGATGCTCTCCTCGCAATTTACGCTCACGATGTCTATCACGAG tTTGTTGCTCCGCGCCACGATGTCGAAAATTACTGCAAGCGACTAGCAACTAACCTGATGAAGACGCATGCATCCAGTTTATACATGTCATCATTCAAAAGCGAGGAACTCAAGGTCATGAACAGAACG GTGAccgaaatgtttgaaaaattaaggaaaaCATTGGAGTCGAATGTGTCGAAACAGAAGTGGATTGGGAAGAAGAGCAAAGAGgcaattttgaagaaaatcgcAAGACTCTCAATCGTGACACCCGCCCACCGAACCGATTATCATAACTCAAACGACAATGAG ATCGAACTCACGGGcgattttttcaacgacacAATGGCGCTGCGGAAGATGTACAGAACGTCCATGTACCAGATGCTGGATAAACGGCCAAGCGAAGAAAT ATGGACGTACTTCGCCCAACCGTACGACGCGTCGACTTCATCTATATACGAGctcgagaaaataattataccgtTCGGAGCTGTAGATTGGCGCTTTTTGGACCGTTCCTACACCACCTCAACGCAGCATTTGGGGCTAGCTACTCTTGGAACGCTTATCGCCAATGAAATTGCTCATCATTTTGACTTCACAG GCATAAATTACCTGAACGGTTGGAAAGGTAGGAGGGTGGCGCCTGTTTTCTGCTCTAACACGGATGATGATATAAATTACAGAAGCGACTACAAAAACCATTACCAAAATTTGAGGGGAAAAATGGACTCCATCTTCCTGCCATCGACTTctcaaaatattcattacagc ATATCCGACCTCAGTCTCAATGAGAGATTCTCAGACGACGCCGGCCTGCGACTCGCCTACGATACGATGTTAAACTTACCCGCGGAAGCTAAAATACCATTGCCCTGGCTTTCGAACTCGGAATCCAACGAGATACAACAATTCTTCTTGGCCTATGCTCAG ATGCATTGCACAAAGAAGCCTCTCACAACATCCTTCAGATCGCTCTACGAAGACGAAAACTTGCCAAGCCGACTACGGATTGCGATAACTGCCGCCAATAACGAAGCCCTTGGAGAAGCCTGGCAGTGCAAAACGGGAACCAAAGTCCGCCCTGAGGAAAAAACATATAATTTTCCTCACCTCGACGGTATAGACTTCGGTCGTGAAACCGAAGCACTCCCACCTAATCAATGA